Genomic segment of Caldanaerobius polysaccharolyticus DSM 13641:
CTGAAGCTTATAATGACCTTGCCGCTGAAATACTGGAGAGGGATGTGAGAGATGAATAGAAGGGGTTTAGGAAAAGGCCTTGAAGCGCTGTTGCCTCGAGGAATGGAAGATGAAAACGAGATTCAGTATATTGACGTGGACAAGATACGTTCCAACAAGTCACAACCTAGGAAATACTTTGACGAGCGCAGTTTAAAAGAGCTGGCCGATTCCATAAAAGAACACGGCATGATTCAACCTGTAATAGTAAAGGCTCAAGGCGGCGGATATGTGATAATAGCAGGGGAGAGAAGGTGGAGGGCAGCCAGGCTGCTAGGCATGAAGGAGATACCTGCTGTTGTGAAAAACGTAAGCGATGAAGAAGTGCTGCAGCTGGCATTAATCGAAAACTTGCAGAGAGAGGATTTAAACCCCATAGAGGAGGCCATGGCGTATAAGGCCTTAATAGAGGAACACGGCATGACCCAAGAGGATGTTTCACAAAGGATAGGGAAGAGCAGATCTGCCATCGCTAACAGTATAAGGCTTTTGAACCTTGACCAACGCGTGATTGATTACCTTATTACAGGGGAGTTGACTACAGGACATGCTAGGGCTTTGTTATCACTGGAAGAAGGAGATGCCCAGTTTGAGGCAGCTAAAAAAGTCATCAAAGAGGGCTTGAATGTCAGGCAAACAGAAAGCCTGGTAAAGAGGATGTTAAGTGGGCCTAGCAAAAATAAAAGGGTAAATGAAAGCAATACCACTTATAGGTTTATACAGGAAGACATGGAGAAGGCATTGGGGACCAAGATAACGATAAAGAAAAGCAAAAACAAAGGCAGAATAGAGATAGAGTTTTATTCAGATGAAGACCTCCAGCGAATTTACGAGTATCTGTGTAACAGGTGAAGCTGTGCATAATATAATGGTTTAGTAAAGGAAATCTATGGGGGGCTTGATCTGTGATATACCTGGATAATGCAGCTACATCATGGCCAAAACCGCAGAGCGTATATAACGAGGTGTACGATACCATGGTCAAATGCGGTGCAAATCCAGGGAGAGGTAGCCATAGACTATCTTTAGAAGCATCGCGCATTGTCTACAGTACGAGAGAGAGACTGGCTAAGTTTTTAAACGCCAGCAGCTCTATGAATATATCGTTTACGTTAAACTGTACCATGGCCTTAAATACAGCGATAAAAGGGGTTTTAAAAGAAGGAGACCACGTGTTGATCACATCTATGGAGCATAACTCGGTTGTAAGGCCATTAAATGCGTTAAAAACTAAGGGAATTAGCTATGATATTGTATGGTGCAGTAAAGAAGGCCTTTTAGATCCTGATGACGTGAGAAAAGCTATAAAAAGCAATACAAAGCTTATAATAACCACCATGGCATCCAATGTCTGCGGGGCCTTGATGCCTGTAGAGGATATATGTTCTATCGCTGGGACCAATGGCATAATATACCTTGTGGATGCAGCTCAAGGTCTAGGGTCGATAAATTTGGATGTGAAAAAATGGGGTATAGACATGGTGGCTTTTCCAGGGCATAAAGGCCTTTTAGGTCCCCAAGGCACCGGTGGGCTGTACGTAAAAAGTGGATTGAGATTAAATACCATTATAGAAGGAGGCACAGGCAGTCACTCTGATTTAGATGAGCAGCCTCAAGAGCTACCTGATAAACTAGAAAGCGGCACACTTAACACTCCCGGCATTGCGGGATTGGGAGCAGGTGTTAAGTATATTCAAGAAAATGGCATAGAAAAAATACGGGCTCACGAGATTTACCTGACACAGTGCCTTATAGAAGGGCTAAAAGGTATAAAAGGCGTTGTGATCTATGGCCCTGTGGACAGTAAAGAGAGGATCGGAGTGGTGAGTGCTAATATCGATAACGTGGATTCTACATTGGTGGGGCATATACTGGATTCCAGATATGGGATAGCTACGAGAAGCGGTTTGCATTGTTCGATTTTGGCCCACAAGACCATGGGCACGGAAAAGCAAGGGACGGTCAGATTTAGCATCGGGCCATTTAATACCCTTGACGAAATCAATTATACCATAAAAGCTGTATACGAAATCGCTAAAAATTTTGCATAGGAGGTTAAGCAATGGACCTTTTAAAGCTATTAAAATTATCGCCGGTGGAATTGGCCACAGCACTTATAGCGATTATATTTTTTATTCTCTTTTTATCCGTGCTTATAAAAGTCAAAAGATTGGAAAGGCGTGTAAGTGGTTTTGTAGGAGCAGAAAACGGCGCAGACATTGAAAAGGCACTTGGAAACTATGTACTGGAAATAAAAAAAGCGATGGATAAGATCGACGGGTTTCAGGAGCAGATAAACGACATCACAAAGAAGCTGGAGTTGAGCATAAAAAAAGTGGCTATTGTGCGTTATAACGCTTTTGATGAGGTGGGCGGTGACTTAAGTTTTTCTATAGCGCTTCTTGATGATCACGATGACGGAGTGGTTATAACAGGTATATACGGGAGAAATGAAACCACTACTTACGCCAAGCCTATAAGAAATGGCACATCTAATTATAAGCTCTCTGCGGAAGAAATTGACGTGATAGAAAAGGCGAAAAGAAAGTTTATATAGTATATAGGGAATAATGAATACACTTCCGGTTATAATACATCAGGAGGTGTATTTTTTTGTTAATCGCAGTAGATCGAGGGATGGAAGACATAAAAGCGCTGCTTGAACAATGTGGGTATGAGGTTACCTATGTGGACACAGGGATTCCCTGCGATGTGTACATCTACGGCGATAGGTTTGATCAAAGCCTGGATCAAATCAGAACAGGTGATAGGGGCACATTATTGATTAGGGCGTCGATGGGGTATGAAAACATATTGAATGCCATAAGGACGCGCCTTATAACGCCGCTGTTTGAGTAAGGTGATGGTATGGATGAAAAGGTAAAAGGCAATCTGATCATTATAGGAGGTGCAGAGGACAAAGAGGGAGAGTGTGCAATACTCAATTACGTGGCGAGTACCGTAAAAAAAAGCAAAAATTCCATGCTTATAATAACCACAGCTACTCAAAAGCCACAGGAAGTTTTCAGCACGTATGAAAGGGTTTTTAAAAGGCTGGGGATAGGAGAAGTTGATACGCTGGACATAAATGATAGGGAAAAGGCCAACGATAGCGTTAATGTAACTAAGGTGTACAACGCGGGAGGTATTTTTTTTACTGGCGGTGATCAGCTCAGGATAACCAGCATATTAGGTGGCACAAAGGTCAATGATGCCTTAGCAGATGTGTACAAAAAAGGAACGGTTATTGCCGGGACCAGCGCCGGTGCTTCTGCTATGAGCAGTACCATGATAGTAGGTGGAGAGGCGGATACGCCAAAAAAAAGCGGTCTTTCCATGGCACCAGGGCTATCTTTTATACATGAAGTAGTCATAGATCAACATTTTGCCCAAAGGGGGAGAATAGGAAGGCTTCTTTACGCTGTAGCTCAGAACCCGTATACCCTGGGTATAGGCATCGATGAAGATACAGCCATTGTGGTGGATGGAAAGGGTCTATTTCACGTCATAGGTAACAACAGCGTAACGGTGGTTGATGCCAAAAATATAAGGCATTCAAACATATCAGAGTTGAATCAGGGCGATGTACTGGAACTTATAGGGGTGACATTACACGTCTTGTCACCGGGGTCGGGATTTGATCTTACAAGAAGGGAACCGATTTTAAAAGGAGGTTTGTAGCTTTTAACAGCATTTGCCATGAAAATTTTAAATTTAAATGTGTACAGGGGCAGGAACATATACTGCCATAGGCCCGTGATTAAAATGCTGGTAGACCTGGAAGGATACGACGATATACCTACTAAAGACATTGAAAGCCTTAATGAAAGGTTGCTGAGCTTATTGCCTGGGCTGAAAGATCATTATTGTAGTGCTGGAAAACCTGGAGGGTTTGTTCAAAGGCTAAATGAAGGCACATATTTGGCCCATGTGGTGGAGCATGTTATATTGGAACTTCAACACGTATTAGGATACGACGTAAGATATGGTAAAGCAAGGCAGACAGGTGATGGCATATACTATGTGGTGTACGAATATATGTTGGAGGAATGCGGTGTAAGAGCAGGTAAACTGGCTGTGGAGTTGCTAAACGGGTTAATAAAAGGAGAGGTTTTAGACCTAGACAAAAGGATTTCAGATCTTAGAAAAGTGATATCCGAATTCGAGTTGGGACCAAGTACCAAGGCCATAGCGGAAGAAGCCAAAAGGCGGGGTATACCTGTTACCAGGATTGGCAACAGCAGCATATTGAGATTGGGATATGGAAAATACCAAAAGCTGATAGAAGGGACTATAACTGAGAATACCAGCTGTATAGCTGTGGACATATCCTGTGATAAACAGCTGACCAAAAAACTGCTAGAGGAAAGAGGTATACCTGTGCCAGAAGGCTATGAGGTTTTCTCCGAAGAGGATGCGGTATCTGTAGCCCGGGAACTGGGATATCCTGTTGTGGTAAAGCCCTTAAACGGCAACCAGGGAAAAGGGGTGTGTTTAAACCTGGGGTGTGATGAAGATGTGAGGATAGCGTACAGGATTGCGAAGGGGTATTCTAACAATGTTATCGTAGAAAAGCACGTGCAGGGGCGCCACTACAGGGTGCTGGTAGTCAAGGATAAAGTAGCAGCTGTTTCAGAGAGGATACCTGCTCATGTGATAGGCGATGGCAAAAGCACCATAAGGCAACTTATCGATAAGCAAAACCAGGACCCTGCAAGGGGCGAAGGGCATGAAAAACCCCTGACGAAAATCAGGATTGACCCTGTAGCTATGATGGTGTTAAAAAGGCAGGGAAAAGGGCTGGACTATATACCCCTTAAAGGCGAGAAAATTTACATACGGGATAACGATAATTTGAGCACAGGGGGAATAGCTGTAGATACAACCGACCAAATACACCCTGACAATGTGGCTTTGGCGATAAGAGCGGTGCAGGCCATCGGCCTGGATATCGCCGGTGTGGATATAACTACGCCTGATATATCAAAACCTATCGTCACAACAGGAGGAGCGGTGATAGAAGTAAACGCATCTCCTGGGATAAGGATGCACTATTTCCCTCAACATGGAGAGCCAAGGGATGTGGCTAAAGCCATTGTGGACTTGCTTTATCCTGAGGGCTGTAAAAGCACTATACCTATTGTATCTGTTACAGGTACTAATGGTAAAACCACGACTACCAGGATGATTGCTCATATTTTGAGCACTTATGGCTATACAGTAGGCATGACCACTACAGATGGCATATATGTGGATAACAAATTGATATTAAAGGGGGATAACACAGGGCCTATAAGCGCAGCAACTGTTCTGGGGGATAGAAATATCGATGCGGCAGTGCTGGAAACGGCAAGAGGCGGCATAATAAGGTCGGGACTGGGTTACGATTTAAGCGATGTGGGGATTATAACAAATATAACAGAGGATCACCTGGGATTGGACGGAGTAGAAACCCTTGAAGATATGGCTTTTGTGAAGTCTCTGGTGGTTGAGGCTGTAAAAAGCGACGGATATGCTGTGTTAAATGCAGACGATAAGATGACGTGCTATGTAGAAAAAAGAGTAAAGTGCCGTAAAGTGTATTTTTCCATGAATGAAAATAATATACTGGTTAAAAAGCACATATTGTCTGGTGGAACTGCCGTATACCTCAAAGATAATGTGATAATGATCGCCAGTAAGGATTCAATAATACCTGTGATAGACATCAGGGATATACCGGCGACGTTCAACGGCAATGTAAAGTTCAACGTGGAAAACAGCCTTGCAGCCACTGCTGGCTGCTGGGTTTTGGGCGTGCCTGTAAAAGATATTTCAAAGGGCCTTTCTACATTCTATTGCGATCAAAAACACAACCCTGGCAGGTTTAATATATTTAATATAGGTAATTTCAGGGTACTAGTAGATTACGGGCACAACTTGGAAGGGTATAAGTCGGTGATTGATGCTGCCTGGAAGATGGGCGCAGATAGGTTGATAGGGATAATAGGAGTGCCTGGTGATAGGTCAGACGACAGCATATATAGGATAGGTGAGATGTGCGGGAAGGCTTTTGACGTGATATACATAAAAGAGGATCAGGATCTAAGGGGGAGAAAGCCTGGCGCTGTAGCTGAGATACTGAAGATAGGAGTTGAGGCTACAGGAAAAGGGAAGGAAATAAACACGATTTTGTCAGAGAGTAAGGCGTTAGAGGCTGCCATGCTTAACGCTATTCCTGGAGACCTTATTGCGGTATTTTACGAGGATTACGATGGGATAGTAGAAACTATAAAAAGAGTTGCCCGCATGATGAACAAAAAAGTAGATGCCCAGATTATGGCATCACAGAAAATTTGAGGGCCTGTATAAGGCTCTCTCTTTTTTTAAGTTTTGAACAGCATAGCACAGTCCTTTTGATATGTAATCAGCCATTTTTATCACCAAGTTGAGGCGCGTATTTTGCAGCACAAAGAATTCCATAAAGCCGCTCATATTCACGATGCCGTTTATGTGAAAGTCGCCTATTTCGGGCAATTGCTTGTTGACTCCAGCTCCGGGCTTTATAGGGCCTGGGCCAAAAGTGACGTATCCTACGTTTTCTAATTTGCCGAGACATGCGTCTACAGTTATCACAAAGGGCTGTTCTACTTTTTTTAATACCTCAATGGATTGGCACAGGTTTTTAGCATGTACCGGTTCATCTAAAGTCCCGAATATGTACACCCCTTGGGATTCCAATTTTTTGTCTTTTAAGCTTTGACCTACAAGAGGGCCAAGGCAATCGCCTGTGGCTCTATCTGTGCCTATGCACAGTATTATGATATTGCGTTGCGGTTCACAGGTTTCCTTTATTCCCCTGTAAAGGGCATGTTGAAATTCGTGAAGGTTTTCGCTGTTGTATGCGTTGTAATAAGCCATATAATACACCTCAAATATTATGATTGACGCTTAGTTTGGATTTGATTCATATTTTCGTGCAAAGGTTATGCTTTCATGATAAAATATTAAAAGGGGTGAGATTAATAATGCCGCAAAAGTGGATAGATGTGGCGACCATCGCCGTGAAAATCATAATAGCGTTTATTGTCACAAAGGTTGCCCTGTTGATTTTATATAAAGCTATTGATAACTTTTTTAAAAATTACAAGGACAGCAAGTTTAACATATCCAATAGGAAAATAAAGACGATGGGAAGGCTTATAAAAAACATCTCTAAGTACGCTGTTTATTTTATATTTATAACAGTAGTGCTAAGCTTTTTTAACATAAAAATTGAGTCGTTGTTGACAGTAGCAGGCATAGGAGGGTTGGCGATAGGGTTTGGGGCTCAGAGCTTGGTAAAAGACGTGATTACGGGCTTTTTCATCCTGTTTGAGGACCAGTTTGGAGTGGGTGATTACATAACCATTGACAAGTACAGCGGTGTGGTGGAAGAAGTGGGGCTGCGCGTGACTAAAATAAGGGATTTTTCTGGTGCGGTGCATATAATTCCCAATGGGCAGATAACCTCGGTAACCAATTACAATGCAGGCAATGCCAGGGCCTTGGTAGAAGTGACCGTAGCATACCAGCAAGACCTTAAGAAAGTCATGGAAGTGCTAAAAGTTGTATGCGATAAAGTGAAGGAAGATATGTCTGACAAAATTGTAGATGGCCCCTATGTTCTGGGAGTGAGCAACCTGGGCTTACACGGCGTGAGCATCAGCGTGGTAGCTATGACAAAGCCCATGAAGCACTGGGAGGTAGAGAGGGAATTGAGGCTTAAGATAAAGGACGCTTTTGACAAAGAAGGTATTGAGGTGCCATTTAACAAATTTACGCCGTATAACGGCGATGAGGGCAAGGGGTGATGTGGTGAATGAAGGGTTATTATCTAGGCGATATAGTTATGATGAAAAAGCCCCATCCCTGTGGGAACAACCAGTGGGAGATAATAAGGTTGGGTGCTGATATTAGGATAAGGTGCACCAAGTGCGGTCGCCTGGTGCTTTTGCCCAGGTCAAAATTTGAAAAAAGGTTGAAGAAAATATTGCAGAGCTCTGTTGAAAATCAGGAACAACAATGATATAATGTATAAACGTGTATCCTTGGTCCATAGAGGGCCCATAAGTCCAGAAGGAGGTGAATCCATGAGATCGTACGAGTTTGTCTGCGTTTTAAAGCCAGAAATAGAGGAAGAGAGAAGAAATAGCCTGTTGGAAAAATTCAAGTCTATAATAGCAAACCAGAAAGGCGAAGTGACAAGTGTAGACGAATGGGGCATGCGAAGGCTTGCTTATCCGATAAAGAAGTTTAACGAGGGATATTACGTTTTTATGGAGTTTAATGGCGAGAGCCAGGTACCTGGTGAGCTGGAAACGGCCTGTAAAGTTACCGATGAGGTACTGAGATATCTCATCGTTAAAAAGGGAGAGTAAAATCAAATGATTAATGTGGCTGTCTTGATAGGTCGCCTGACAAAAGACCCTGTGCTCAGGTTTACACCTGGCAGTGGGGTTCCTGTGGTCACTTTTACTCTGGCGGTGGACAGAAATTTTACCAATCAACAGGGCGTGAGGGAGGCCGATTTTATACCTATAGTGGCGTGGAGAAAGCTGGCAGAAACCTGTGCCAACAATCTGACCAAAGGGAGATTAGTAGCGGTAACAGGGAGAATCCAGACGCGCACATGGGATGATCAAGAAGGAAGAAGGCATTTTGTTACGGAAGTGGTCGCAGATAACGTCAGGTTTTTGGATTGGGGCAACAGCAAGAGGGCCGATACAGGCCAAGGCCAGGAAAGCGAGATAATCCACGATATAGATTCACTGGATGGCTTTGTGCCCGTTGAAGGGGAAGACGATCTTCCGTTCTGAAAGGAGGTAATAGTGTGAGCAAGGAAGACGCAAAGACCGAAAAGAAGAGAAACAGGAAAAAGAAAAAGGTGTGCAGTTTTTGCGAGGATAAGATAGAAGTGGTTGATTATAAAGACATAAACAGGTTAAGAAAGTACATGTCCGAAAGGGCCAAGATTTTGCCCAGAAGGATAACGGGTAACTGCGCAAAACACCAGCGGCAGCTTACCACTGCCATTAAAAGAGCAAGGCATATAGCTTTGCTTCCATTTACAACCGAATAATGTTATAATAAAAGAGGGCAAAGCCCTCTTTTTTGTAGTGTTGAAAAGGAGTGTATCCATGGGTAATAACACAAAAGCAATTGTAGAAGGGGCAATGCTCGCAGGTATTGCCGCAATAATGGCGATAGCCAGTACGTATGTGCCTTTTTTGTCTCTCTTTTATATTGTATTTCCCGTTCCCATAGCTATAGCAGGGTACAAGTACGGCCTGAAGATTAGCATTTTGTCGTTGCTGGTGGCGTCTTTGATAATTGCCGTATTGTCACATCCGCTGTCATTCCTTGGAAGCATTGCTTTGGGGATAGTTGGCGTAGGGATAGGGTATTTTCAACATAAAAAAGCGCCTGCTGCAACGGCATTGATAGGGGTATTCTTTTTGGCGCTATTTACCATGCTCTTAGAGCTATGGGTTGCTTTTAAGTTCATGGGAATCGACGTAATATCGCAAATCGTGGATATGTTTAAACAGGCTACACAATTAAACATGGATATTTACAAGAGAATAGGTGTGTCGGGGCAAACGCTACAGGACATGGATGCATTGACCAAGTACATGCTGAACACCCTTAAAACCCTTATGCCATTTATAATCATAGCGTCGGTGTCTTTAATGGTGTTTGTCAACTACATTGTTACAAACTTTATATTAAAGCGATTGGGTTATAAAGATATTGTAACCCTCCCTCCATTTTCTACGTGGCTTATGCCCAAGAGCGCAGCGATTGTGTTTTCGGTATTTATAGCTGCTGGGTTTTTTATCAAAGCCGAAAGCATGGGGAAAGATATGGTTCAGGTGTGGAGCAATTTGCTAGCATTGGGATTTATGGCGTTTTTTATCGATGGACTATCGCTGGTTTCCTTTTATATGAAAAAGGTGGGCATGAGCAGGTTTTTTCAAGCTGTTATATTTATAATGCTCTTGTTTTACAGCTATTTCAATATTCTAGTTTTTATGGCAGGCTTGCTGGATGCGGGTATGGATTTCAGGCGCCTCAGGGGAGATTCCAGGAGGTAATTCTATGTTAAATAAGAAAATAACCCGGTTTCTTTACTGTAACCTTAGGGCATTTGTGCTGATGACAGCTCTGTTGATCGCCATAATAACCTATTACAACCTTTTTTTGGGAAGCATTTTCCTCGTCGCTTTTTTGGCGTTGATCGTGCGAGTCTACGATGACATAAAAGAAGAAAGGGAAAAGCTGTGGAAAGAGATAGAGGATACAGCGATTCAGCTGGATACTGTCGTAAAAAAGTCTGTTGAGCACCTGCCTTTAGCAGCAGTGGTCGCTGATAGGACAGGAATAATATGGCGTAATTCGTATTATATTCAGAGCTTTAATGGCAACAGCGATGTGGAAAAGAAAATAATTCAATATATAAACCAGGGACCTGCTAAAAAAAGCGGTGAGGATACGATAGAGTTTGAGGGAAAGAAGTACGCGCTGGTTAAAAAATCCGATGAGGTGAAAGGCGATAATTTATTTTTTGTATACCTTTTCGACGTCACAGGGGAATTCCAGTGGAGGGAGGCTTACGAGGACAGCCTGCCGGTGGTGGGTTTGATTCAGGTGGACAATTACGATGAGGTAATGCAGGGTCTGGATGATCTGGATAGAGCCCTTATGGTGGCTGAGATTGACAACAGGCTTAACAAGTGGGCAAATTCCATAGACGCGTGCTTGAGAAAATACGAAAGCGATAGCTATATAGTGTTTATGACCAATCAGAAGTTAAAACAGGTGGAAGAAAAGAAGTTTGATATACTTGATGATATAAGAGATATCAATGTAGGCAACAGGATACCTGTTACCCTTAGCATGGGCATCGCTTCTTACAGCGATAATATCAAAAATATATACATGGATTCAGATACAGCTCTGGATCTGGCGTTGGGCAGGGGAGGAGATCAAGCGGTAGTAAAGAGGCGGGATAGAATAGCTTACTACGGAGGTAAAACCCAGGCTGTGGAACGAAGGACGAGGGTAAAGGCCAGGGTCATCTCCCATGCCCTGGGACAATTGATATCTGAGTCTTCCAATGTTATCGTGGTAAGCCACAATTTTATGGATATGGACGGCTTAGGGGCAGCTATGGGAATATTGAGAGCCAGCAGGGAATACAATAAACAAGCCTACGTCCTTTTGGGTACTGTTAATGTCACGGTTGAAGAATTTCTTCACAGGATAATGGAAGATGAAAGGTACAAAGGTTCGTTTATCCAGGGAGATCACCTGGACGGCCTGCTGGATGAGGGCAGTCTGCTGGTAGTCATAGATACTCAGCGTTCCAGTTATATGGCTTATCCGGATATATTGAAGAAGGTCAACAGGGTTGTGGTGATAGACCACCACAGGAAAACCAATGACTCTATAGATAAAGCTATTCTAACATATATAGAACCTTATGCGTCGTCTACCAGTGAACTGGTATCAGAGCTTTTGCAGTATATGAAGGACAAAGTGAACATGGAGAAAATCGAAGCAGATGCTTTGATGGCAGGTATAATGCTGGATACAAAGAATTTCACCTACAAAGCCGGCGTGAGGACCTTTGAAGCCGCATCTTTTTTGAGGAGGATGGGAGCTGACTCCACCCATGTAGTCCAGGTATTTAAAGACGATATAAAGACTTTTT
This window contains:
- a CDS encoding DHH family phosphoesterase, yielding MLNKKITRFLYCNLRAFVLMTALLIAIITYYNLFLGSIFLVAFLALIVRVYDDIKEEREKLWKEIEDTAIQLDTVVKKSVEHLPLAAVVADRTGIIWRNSYYIQSFNGNSDVEKKIIQYINQGPAKKSGEDTIEFEGKKYALVKKSDEVKGDNLFFVYLFDVTGEFQWREAYEDSLPVVGLIQVDNYDEVMQGLDDLDRALMVAEIDNRLNKWANSIDACLRKYESDSYIVFMTNQKLKQVEEKKFDILDDIRDINVGNRIPVTLSMGIASYSDNIKNIYMDSDTALDLALGRGGDQAVVKRRDRIAYYGGKTQAVERRTRVKARVISHALGQLISESSNVIVVSHNFMDMDGLGAAMGILRASREYNKQAYVLLGTVNVTVEEFLHRIMEDERYKGSFIQGDHLDGLLDEGSLLVVIDTQRSSYMAYPDILKKVNRVVVIDHHRKTNDSIDKAILTYIEPYASSTSELVSELLQYMKDKVNMEKIEADALMAGIMLDTKNFTYKAGVRTFEAASFLRRMGADSTHVVQVFKDDIKTFSQRADIIKAAEFTDKGVAISVCPEGVDNPQLLIAQAANELLNIKGVEASFVLSRINGTVVISGRSLGDVNVQVILEKLGGGGHLGIAGAQLPDMTLDEAKALLYQAIDKYFEEEKV